From Nicotiana tabacum cultivar K326 chromosome 20, ASM71507v2, whole genome shotgun sequence, one genomic window encodes:
- the LOC107804166 gene encoding auxin response factor 2B isoform X7 — MVEASTNQVSDQQMPVYNLPSKILCRVINVLLKAEPDTDEVFAQVTLMPEPNQDESAVTKEPMPPSPPRFHVHSFCKTLTASDTSTHGGFSVLRRHADECLPPLDMSRQPPTQELVAKDLHANEWRFRHIFRGQPRRHLLQSGWSVFVSSKRLVAGDAFIFLRGENGELRVGVRHAMRQQGNAPSSVISSHSMHLGVLATAWHAIQTKTMFTVYYKPRTSPADFIVPYDQYMESVKNNYSIGMRFKMRFEGEEAPEQRFTGTIVGIEDGDPNRWPESKWRCLKVRWDETSAIPRPDRVSPWKIEPALSPPALNPLPIPRPKRPRSNVLPSSPDSSVLTREGPSQASGFSRVLQGQEISTLRGNFVENNGSDSSEKPIVWPPSLDDEKTDVHSASRRCLSDKWLPLGRPESSFTDLLSGFGVQVSSSHGLHLPAGGQTALPASLVKRQALDKENDFSLLGKQWSLASSGLSLNLMDSGLKGADTLYQMRETSKCSGFNEYPTLPGHRIDNQQGNWLMPQSVLPYIQMSTHSGEIMPKPMALLQPEAVKPKEGNCKLFGIPLVSKSASIDPVKLQNNSLIDSASNMHFGIHPHQFPATESDLRSEQSKGSKVLDNGITVNDQEKQFQTSHLGTRDREGKGLINSTRSCTKVHKHGTALGRSVDLAKFNNYEELIAELDHLFYFNGELKAQNKNWLVVYTDDEGDMMLVGDDPWQEFCGMVCKIFIYTKEEVQRMNPGSLNSKGS, encoded by the exons ATG GTTGAAGCATCAACCAATCAAGTTTCAGACCAGCAGATGCCAGTGTATAATCTTCCTTCTAAGATCCTCTGCCGTGTAATTAACGTCCTATTGAAG GCTGAACCAGATACTGATGAGGTGTTCGCACAAGTGACTTTGATGCCAGAACCAAAT CAAGATGAAAGTGCAGTTACAAAGGAACCGATGCCCCCTTCGCCACCACGATTCCATGTGCACTCTTTTTGTAAGACACTAACTGCCTCTGATACCAGCACTCATGGAGGCTTTTCTGTCTTGAGACGGCATGCTGATGAATGCCTCCCTCCTCTG GATATGTCTCGGCAACCTCCAACACAGGAGTTGGTGGCCAAAGATTTGCACGCAAATGAGTGGCGCTTCAGGCACATATTTCGGG GCCAGCCTAGGAGGCACCTCCTTCAGAGTGGTTGGAGTGTCTTTGTAAGTTCGAAAAGGCTTGTTGCCGGGGATGCATTCATATTTCTTAG AGGTGAGAACGGGGAGCTTCGTGTTGGAGTCAGACATGCCATGAGACAGCAGGGTAATGCTCCATCATCAGTGATATCCAGTCATAGCATGCATCTCGGTGTCCTTGCTACAGCTTGGCATGCCATTCAGACGAAAACAATGTTCACAGTATATTACAAACCAAG GACGAGCCCTGCTGATTTTATAGTTCCATATGACCAGTATATGGAGTCTGTGAAAAACAATTACTCCATCGGGATGAGGTTTAAAATGAGGTTTGAAGGTGAAGAAGCTCCAGAACAGAG GTTTACTGGCACTATAGTTGGCATTGAAGATGGTGACCCCAACAGGTGGCCTGAGTCCAAATGGAGATGCCTGAAG GTTCGATGGGATGAAACTTCTGCTATTCCTAGGCCAGACCGAGTTTCACCCTGGAAAATAGAGCCAGCTCTTAGCCCTCCTGCCCTTAATCCACTTCCAATACCAAGGCCAAAAAGGCCTCGATCAAATGTTCTGCCCTCGTCTCCTGATTCTTCTGTTCTTACTAGGGAAG GCCCTTCACAAGCCAGTGGGTTTTCAAGGGTCTTGCAAGGTCAAGAAATTTCGACCTTGAGAGGCAATTTTGTAGAAAATAATGGGTCAGATTCTTCTGAGAAGCCAATTGTATGGCCACCGTCACTGGATGATGAGAAGACTGATGTTCATTCTGCATCAAGGAGATGTCTATCAGATAAATGGCTTCCTTTAGGGAGGCCTGAATCATCTTTTACAGATTTATTATCGGGTTTTGGGGTGCAAGTGAGTTCCTCCCACGGTCTCCATTTACCCGCTGGGGGCCAAACAGCACTTCCTGCTAGCTTGGTGAAGCGACAAGCACTGGACAAGGAAAATGATTTCAGCTTACTGGGAAAACAATGGTCTCTAGCGTCTTCTGGTCTCTCACTTAATCTGATGGATTCAGGATTGAAGGGGGCTGATACTCTTTATCAAATGCGGGAAACATCTAAGTGTAGTGGTTTTAACGAGTATCCAACCCTCCCTGGTCATAGAATTGACAATCAGCAGGGAAATTGGTTAATGCCCCAATCTGTGTTGCCTTATATTCAGATGTCCACTCATTCTGGAGAAATAATGCCTAAACCAATGGCTTTGCTACAGCCCGAAGCCGTGAAACCCAAAGAGGGGAATTGCAAACTATTTGGCATTCCCCTTGTAAGTAAATCTGCTTCCATAGATCCTGTCAAGTTGCAAAATAATTCACTGATCGACTCAGCAAGTAACATGCATTTTGGTATACATCCACATCAATTCCCTGCAACTGAATCTGATCTAAGGTCTGAGCAATCAAAGGGATCAAAGGTACTAGATAATGGGATCACAGTTAATGATCAGGAGAAACAATTCCAAACGTCTCATCTTGGTACTCGAGATAGAGAGGGCAAGGGCCTTATAAATTCAACAAGGAGTTGCACCAAG GTTCATAAACATGGTACAGCCCTTGGAAGGTCTGTGGATCTTGCAAAGTTCAATAACTATGAAGAATTGATAGCTGAACTGGATCACCTTTTTTATTTTAATGGTGAGCTCAAGGCTCAGAACAAGAACTGGCTGGTTGTATATACTGATGATGAGGGTGACATGATGCTTGTTGGAGATGATCCATGGCA AGAATTTTGTGGTATGGTGTGCAAGATTTTCATCTACACGAAAGAAGAGGTGCAGCGAATGAACCCAGGGTCTCTCAATTCAAAAG GTTCATAA
- the LOC107804166 gene encoding auxin response factor 2B isoform X1 encodes MCTEMAASDSGRNAAGGAGNVDAERALYTELWRACAGPLVTVPREGELVFYFPQGHIEQVEASTNQVSDQQMPVYNLPSKILCRVINVLLKAEPDTDEVFAQVTLMPEPNQDESAVTKEPMPPSPPRFHVHSFCKTLTASDTSTHGGFSVLRRHADECLPPLDMSRQPPTQELVAKDLHANEWRFRHIFRGQPRRHLLQSGWSVFVSSKRLVAGDAFIFLRGENGELRVGVRHAMRQQGNAPSSVISSHSMHLGVLATAWHAIQTKTMFTVYYKPRTSPADFIVPYDQYMESVKNNYSIGMRFKMRFEGEEAPEQRFTGTIVGIEDGDPNRWPESKWRCLKVRWDETSAIPRPDRVSPWKIEPALSPPALNPLPIPRPKRPRSNVLPSSPDSSVLTREGSSKRTAGPSQASGFSRVLQGQEISTLRGNFVENNGSDSSEKPIVWPPSLDDEKTDVHSASRRCLSDKWLPLGRPESSFTDLLSGFGVQVSSSHGLHLPAGGQTALPASLVKRQALDKENDFSLLGKQWSLASSGLSLNLMDSGLKGADTLYQMRETSKCSGFNEYPTLPGHRIDNQQGNWLMPQSVLPYIQMSTHSGEIMPKPMALLQPEAVKPKEGNCKLFGIPLVSKSASIDPVKLQNNSLIDSASNMHFGIHPHQFPATESDLRSEQSKGSKVLDNGITVNDQEKQFQTSHLGTRDREGKGLINSTRSCTKVHKHGTALGRSVDLAKFNNYEELIAELDHLFYFNGELKAQNKNWLVVYTDDEGDMMLVGDDPWQEFCGMVCKIFIYTKEEVQRMNPGSLNSKGEDNSSVAEGSDAKEVKDLQLPSESSLEGS; translated from the exons ATGTGTACAGAAATGGCTGCTTCTGATAGTGGCCGCAACGCTGCCGGCGGCGCCGGAAATG TTGATGCGGAGAGAGCGTTGTACACGGAGCTATGGCGTGCATGTGCAGGTCCGCTTGTGACAGTGCCACGCGAGGGTGAGCTAGTGTTCTATTTCCCACAAGGTCATATTGAACAG GTTGAAGCATCAACCAATCAAGTTTCAGACCAGCAGATGCCAGTGTATAATCTTCCTTCTAAGATCCTCTGCCGTGTAATTAACGTCCTATTGAAG GCTGAACCAGATACTGATGAGGTGTTCGCACAAGTGACTTTGATGCCAGAACCAAAT CAAGATGAAAGTGCAGTTACAAAGGAACCGATGCCCCCTTCGCCACCACGATTCCATGTGCACTCTTTTTGTAAGACACTAACTGCCTCTGATACCAGCACTCATGGAGGCTTTTCTGTCTTGAGACGGCATGCTGATGAATGCCTCCCTCCTCTG GATATGTCTCGGCAACCTCCAACACAGGAGTTGGTGGCCAAAGATTTGCACGCAAATGAGTGGCGCTTCAGGCACATATTTCGGG GCCAGCCTAGGAGGCACCTCCTTCAGAGTGGTTGGAGTGTCTTTGTAAGTTCGAAAAGGCTTGTTGCCGGGGATGCATTCATATTTCTTAG AGGTGAGAACGGGGAGCTTCGTGTTGGAGTCAGACATGCCATGAGACAGCAGGGTAATGCTCCATCATCAGTGATATCCAGTCATAGCATGCATCTCGGTGTCCTTGCTACAGCTTGGCATGCCATTCAGACGAAAACAATGTTCACAGTATATTACAAACCAAG GACGAGCCCTGCTGATTTTATAGTTCCATATGACCAGTATATGGAGTCTGTGAAAAACAATTACTCCATCGGGATGAGGTTTAAAATGAGGTTTGAAGGTGAAGAAGCTCCAGAACAGAG GTTTACTGGCACTATAGTTGGCATTGAAGATGGTGACCCCAACAGGTGGCCTGAGTCCAAATGGAGATGCCTGAAG GTTCGATGGGATGAAACTTCTGCTATTCCTAGGCCAGACCGAGTTTCACCCTGGAAAATAGAGCCAGCTCTTAGCCCTCCTGCCCTTAATCCACTTCCAATACCAAGGCCAAAAAGGCCTCGATCAAATGTTCTGCCCTCGTCTCCTGATTCTTCTGTTCTTACTAGGGAAG GTTCATCCAAAAGAACTGCAGGCCCTTCACAAGCCAGTGGGTTTTCAAGGGTCTTGCAAGGTCAAGAAATTTCGACCTTGAGAGGCAATTTTGTAGAAAATAATGGGTCAGATTCTTCTGAGAAGCCAATTGTATGGCCACCGTCACTGGATGATGAGAAGACTGATGTTCATTCTGCATCAAGGAGATGTCTATCAGATAAATGGCTTCCTTTAGGGAGGCCTGAATCATCTTTTACAGATTTATTATCGGGTTTTGGGGTGCAAGTGAGTTCCTCCCACGGTCTCCATTTACCCGCTGGGGGCCAAACAGCACTTCCTGCTAGCTTGGTGAAGCGACAAGCACTGGACAAGGAAAATGATTTCAGCTTACTGGGAAAACAATGGTCTCTAGCGTCTTCTGGTCTCTCACTTAATCTGATGGATTCAGGATTGAAGGGGGCTGATACTCTTTATCAAATGCGGGAAACATCTAAGTGTAGTGGTTTTAACGAGTATCCAACCCTCCCTGGTCATAGAATTGACAATCAGCAGGGAAATTGGTTAATGCCCCAATCTGTGTTGCCTTATATTCAGATGTCCACTCATTCTGGAGAAATAATGCCTAAACCAATGGCTTTGCTACAGCCCGAAGCCGTGAAACCCAAAGAGGGGAATTGCAAACTATTTGGCATTCCCCTTGTAAGTAAATCTGCTTCCATAGATCCTGTCAAGTTGCAAAATAATTCACTGATCGACTCAGCAAGTAACATGCATTTTGGTATACATCCACATCAATTCCCTGCAACTGAATCTGATCTAAGGTCTGAGCAATCAAAGGGATCAAAGGTACTAGATAATGGGATCACAGTTAATGATCAGGAGAAACAATTCCAAACGTCTCATCTTGGTACTCGAGATAGAGAGGGCAAGGGCCTTATAAATTCAACAAGGAGTTGCACCAAG GTTCATAAACATGGTACAGCCCTTGGAAGGTCTGTGGATCTTGCAAAGTTCAATAACTATGAAGAATTGATAGCTGAACTGGATCACCTTTTTTATTTTAATGGTGAGCTCAAGGCTCAGAACAAGAACTGGCTGGTTGTATATACTGATGATGAGGGTGACATGATGCTTGTTGGAGATGATCCATGGCA AGAATTTTGTGGTATGGTGTGCAAGATTTTCATCTACACGAAAGAAGAGGTGCAGCGAATGAACCCAGGGTCTCTCAATTCAAAAGGTGAGGACAATTCTTCTGTTGCAGAAGGCTCTGATGCTAAAGAAGTGAAGGATCTGCAACTTCCTTCTGAATCCAGTCTTGAAGGTTCTTAG
- the LOC107804166 gene encoding auxin response factor 2B isoform X3: protein MCTEMAASDSGRNAAGGAGNVDAERALYTELWRACAGPLVTVPREGELVFYFPQGHIEQVEASTNQVSDQQMPVYNLPSKILCRVINVLLKAEPDTDEVFAQVTLMPEPNQDESAVTKEPMPPSPPRFHVHSFCKTLTASDTSTHGGFSVLRRHADECLPPLDMSRQPPTQELVAKDLHANEWRFRHIFRGQPRRHLLQSGWSVFVSSKRLVAGDAFIFLRGENGELRVGVRHAMRQQGNAPSSVISSHSMHLGVLATAWHAIQTKTMFTVYYKPRTSPADFIVPYDQYMESVKNNYSIGMRFKMRFEGEEAPEQRFTGTIVGIEDGDPNRWPESKWRCLKVRWDETSAIPRPDRVSPWKIEPALSPPALNPLPIPRPKRPRSNVLPSSPDSSVLTREGSSKRTAGPSQASGFSRVLQGQEISTLRGNFVENNGSDSSEKPIVWPPSLDDEKTDVHSASRRCLSDKWLPLGRPESSFTDLLSGFGVQVSSSHGLHLPAGGQTALPASLVKRQALDKENDFSLLGKQWSLASSGLSLNLMDSGLKGADTLYQMRETSKCSGFNEYPTLPGHRIDNQQGNWLMPQSVLPYIQMSTHSGEIMPKPMALLQPEAVKPKEGNCKLFGIPLVSKSASIDPVKLQNNSLIDSASNMHFGIHPHQFPATESDLRSEQSKGSKVLDNGITVNDQEKQFQTSHLGTRDREGKGLINSTRSCTKVHKHGTALGRSVDLAKFNNYEELIAELDHLFYFNGELKAQNKNWLVVYTDDEGDMMLVGDDPWQEFCGMVCKIFIYTKEEVQRMNPGSLNSKGS from the exons ATGTGTACAGAAATGGCTGCTTCTGATAGTGGCCGCAACGCTGCCGGCGGCGCCGGAAATG TTGATGCGGAGAGAGCGTTGTACACGGAGCTATGGCGTGCATGTGCAGGTCCGCTTGTGACAGTGCCACGCGAGGGTGAGCTAGTGTTCTATTTCCCACAAGGTCATATTGAACAG GTTGAAGCATCAACCAATCAAGTTTCAGACCAGCAGATGCCAGTGTATAATCTTCCTTCTAAGATCCTCTGCCGTGTAATTAACGTCCTATTGAAG GCTGAACCAGATACTGATGAGGTGTTCGCACAAGTGACTTTGATGCCAGAACCAAAT CAAGATGAAAGTGCAGTTACAAAGGAACCGATGCCCCCTTCGCCACCACGATTCCATGTGCACTCTTTTTGTAAGACACTAACTGCCTCTGATACCAGCACTCATGGAGGCTTTTCTGTCTTGAGACGGCATGCTGATGAATGCCTCCCTCCTCTG GATATGTCTCGGCAACCTCCAACACAGGAGTTGGTGGCCAAAGATTTGCACGCAAATGAGTGGCGCTTCAGGCACATATTTCGGG GCCAGCCTAGGAGGCACCTCCTTCAGAGTGGTTGGAGTGTCTTTGTAAGTTCGAAAAGGCTTGTTGCCGGGGATGCATTCATATTTCTTAG AGGTGAGAACGGGGAGCTTCGTGTTGGAGTCAGACATGCCATGAGACAGCAGGGTAATGCTCCATCATCAGTGATATCCAGTCATAGCATGCATCTCGGTGTCCTTGCTACAGCTTGGCATGCCATTCAGACGAAAACAATGTTCACAGTATATTACAAACCAAG GACGAGCCCTGCTGATTTTATAGTTCCATATGACCAGTATATGGAGTCTGTGAAAAACAATTACTCCATCGGGATGAGGTTTAAAATGAGGTTTGAAGGTGAAGAAGCTCCAGAACAGAG GTTTACTGGCACTATAGTTGGCATTGAAGATGGTGACCCCAACAGGTGGCCTGAGTCCAAATGGAGATGCCTGAAG GTTCGATGGGATGAAACTTCTGCTATTCCTAGGCCAGACCGAGTTTCACCCTGGAAAATAGAGCCAGCTCTTAGCCCTCCTGCCCTTAATCCACTTCCAATACCAAGGCCAAAAAGGCCTCGATCAAATGTTCTGCCCTCGTCTCCTGATTCTTCTGTTCTTACTAGGGAAG GTTCATCCAAAAGAACTGCAGGCCCTTCACAAGCCAGTGGGTTTTCAAGGGTCTTGCAAGGTCAAGAAATTTCGACCTTGAGAGGCAATTTTGTAGAAAATAATGGGTCAGATTCTTCTGAGAAGCCAATTGTATGGCCACCGTCACTGGATGATGAGAAGACTGATGTTCATTCTGCATCAAGGAGATGTCTATCAGATAAATGGCTTCCTTTAGGGAGGCCTGAATCATCTTTTACAGATTTATTATCGGGTTTTGGGGTGCAAGTGAGTTCCTCCCACGGTCTCCATTTACCCGCTGGGGGCCAAACAGCACTTCCTGCTAGCTTGGTGAAGCGACAAGCACTGGACAAGGAAAATGATTTCAGCTTACTGGGAAAACAATGGTCTCTAGCGTCTTCTGGTCTCTCACTTAATCTGATGGATTCAGGATTGAAGGGGGCTGATACTCTTTATCAAATGCGGGAAACATCTAAGTGTAGTGGTTTTAACGAGTATCCAACCCTCCCTGGTCATAGAATTGACAATCAGCAGGGAAATTGGTTAATGCCCCAATCTGTGTTGCCTTATATTCAGATGTCCACTCATTCTGGAGAAATAATGCCTAAACCAATGGCTTTGCTACAGCCCGAAGCCGTGAAACCCAAAGAGGGGAATTGCAAACTATTTGGCATTCCCCTTGTAAGTAAATCTGCTTCCATAGATCCTGTCAAGTTGCAAAATAATTCACTGATCGACTCAGCAAGTAACATGCATTTTGGTATACATCCACATCAATTCCCTGCAACTGAATCTGATCTAAGGTCTGAGCAATCAAAGGGATCAAAGGTACTAGATAATGGGATCACAGTTAATGATCAGGAGAAACAATTCCAAACGTCTCATCTTGGTACTCGAGATAGAGAGGGCAAGGGCCTTATAAATTCAACAAGGAGTTGCACCAAG GTTCATAAACATGGTACAGCCCTTGGAAGGTCTGTGGATCTTGCAAAGTTCAATAACTATGAAGAATTGATAGCTGAACTGGATCACCTTTTTTATTTTAATGGTGAGCTCAAGGCTCAGAACAAGAACTGGCTGGTTGTATATACTGATGATGAGGGTGACATGATGCTTGTTGGAGATGATCCATGGCA AGAATTTTGTGGTATGGTGTGCAAGATTTTCATCTACACGAAAGAAGAGGTGCAGCGAATGAACCCAGGGTCTCTCAATTCAAAAG GTTCATAA
- the LOC107804166 gene encoding auxin response factor 2B isoform X2 has protein sequence MCTEMAASDSGRNAAGGAGNVDAERALYTELWRACAGPLVTVPREGELVFYFPQGHIEQVEASTNQVSDQQMPVYNLPSKILCRVINVLLKAEPDTDEVFAQVTLMPEPNQDESAVTKEPMPPSPPRFHVHSFCKTLTASDTSTHGGFSVLRRHADECLPPLDMSRQPPTQELVAKDLHANEWRFRHIFRGQPRRHLLQSGWSVFVSSKRLVAGDAFIFLRGENGELRVGVRHAMRQQGNAPSSVISSHSMHLGVLATAWHAIQTKTMFTVYYKPRTSPADFIVPYDQYMESVKNNYSIGMRFKMRFEGEEAPEQRFTGTIVGIEDGDPNRWPESKWRCLKVRWDETSAIPRPDRVSPWKIEPALSPPALNPLPIPRPKRPRSNVLPSSPDSSVLTREGPSQASGFSRVLQGQEISTLRGNFVENNGSDSSEKPIVWPPSLDDEKTDVHSASRRCLSDKWLPLGRPESSFTDLLSGFGVQVSSSHGLHLPAGGQTALPASLVKRQALDKENDFSLLGKQWSLASSGLSLNLMDSGLKGADTLYQMRETSKCSGFNEYPTLPGHRIDNQQGNWLMPQSVLPYIQMSTHSGEIMPKPMALLQPEAVKPKEGNCKLFGIPLVSKSASIDPVKLQNNSLIDSASNMHFGIHPHQFPATESDLRSEQSKGSKVLDNGITVNDQEKQFQTSHLGTRDREGKGLINSTRSCTKVHKHGTALGRSVDLAKFNNYEELIAELDHLFYFNGELKAQNKNWLVVYTDDEGDMMLVGDDPWQEFCGMVCKIFIYTKEEVQRMNPGSLNSKGEDNSSVAEGSDAKEVKDLQLPSESSLEGS, from the exons ATGTGTACAGAAATGGCTGCTTCTGATAGTGGCCGCAACGCTGCCGGCGGCGCCGGAAATG TTGATGCGGAGAGAGCGTTGTACACGGAGCTATGGCGTGCATGTGCAGGTCCGCTTGTGACAGTGCCACGCGAGGGTGAGCTAGTGTTCTATTTCCCACAAGGTCATATTGAACAG GTTGAAGCATCAACCAATCAAGTTTCAGACCAGCAGATGCCAGTGTATAATCTTCCTTCTAAGATCCTCTGCCGTGTAATTAACGTCCTATTGAAG GCTGAACCAGATACTGATGAGGTGTTCGCACAAGTGACTTTGATGCCAGAACCAAAT CAAGATGAAAGTGCAGTTACAAAGGAACCGATGCCCCCTTCGCCACCACGATTCCATGTGCACTCTTTTTGTAAGACACTAACTGCCTCTGATACCAGCACTCATGGAGGCTTTTCTGTCTTGAGACGGCATGCTGATGAATGCCTCCCTCCTCTG GATATGTCTCGGCAACCTCCAACACAGGAGTTGGTGGCCAAAGATTTGCACGCAAATGAGTGGCGCTTCAGGCACATATTTCGGG GCCAGCCTAGGAGGCACCTCCTTCAGAGTGGTTGGAGTGTCTTTGTAAGTTCGAAAAGGCTTGTTGCCGGGGATGCATTCATATTTCTTAG AGGTGAGAACGGGGAGCTTCGTGTTGGAGTCAGACATGCCATGAGACAGCAGGGTAATGCTCCATCATCAGTGATATCCAGTCATAGCATGCATCTCGGTGTCCTTGCTACAGCTTGGCATGCCATTCAGACGAAAACAATGTTCACAGTATATTACAAACCAAG GACGAGCCCTGCTGATTTTATAGTTCCATATGACCAGTATATGGAGTCTGTGAAAAACAATTACTCCATCGGGATGAGGTTTAAAATGAGGTTTGAAGGTGAAGAAGCTCCAGAACAGAG GTTTACTGGCACTATAGTTGGCATTGAAGATGGTGACCCCAACAGGTGGCCTGAGTCCAAATGGAGATGCCTGAAG GTTCGATGGGATGAAACTTCTGCTATTCCTAGGCCAGACCGAGTTTCACCCTGGAAAATAGAGCCAGCTCTTAGCCCTCCTGCCCTTAATCCACTTCCAATACCAAGGCCAAAAAGGCCTCGATCAAATGTTCTGCCCTCGTCTCCTGATTCTTCTGTTCTTACTAGGGAAG GCCCTTCACAAGCCAGTGGGTTTTCAAGGGTCTTGCAAGGTCAAGAAATTTCGACCTTGAGAGGCAATTTTGTAGAAAATAATGGGTCAGATTCTTCTGAGAAGCCAATTGTATGGCCACCGTCACTGGATGATGAGAAGACTGATGTTCATTCTGCATCAAGGAGATGTCTATCAGATAAATGGCTTCCTTTAGGGAGGCCTGAATCATCTTTTACAGATTTATTATCGGGTTTTGGGGTGCAAGTGAGTTCCTCCCACGGTCTCCATTTACCCGCTGGGGGCCAAACAGCACTTCCTGCTAGCTTGGTGAAGCGACAAGCACTGGACAAGGAAAATGATTTCAGCTTACTGGGAAAACAATGGTCTCTAGCGTCTTCTGGTCTCTCACTTAATCTGATGGATTCAGGATTGAAGGGGGCTGATACTCTTTATCAAATGCGGGAAACATCTAAGTGTAGTGGTTTTAACGAGTATCCAACCCTCCCTGGTCATAGAATTGACAATCAGCAGGGAAATTGGTTAATGCCCCAATCTGTGTTGCCTTATATTCAGATGTCCACTCATTCTGGAGAAATAATGCCTAAACCAATGGCTTTGCTACAGCCCGAAGCCGTGAAACCCAAAGAGGGGAATTGCAAACTATTTGGCATTCCCCTTGTAAGTAAATCTGCTTCCATAGATCCTGTCAAGTTGCAAAATAATTCACTGATCGACTCAGCAAGTAACATGCATTTTGGTATACATCCACATCAATTCCCTGCAACTGAATCTGATCTAAGGTCTGAGCAATCAAAGGGATCAAAGGTACTAGATAATGGGATCACAGTTAATGATCAGGAGAAACAATTCCAAACGTCTCATCTTGGTACTCGAGATAGAGAGGGCAAGGGCCTTATAAATTCAACAAGGAGTTGCACCAAG GTTCATAAACATGGTACAGCCCTTGGAAGGTCTGTGGATCTTGCAAAGTTCAATAACTATGAAGAATTGATAGCTGAACTGGATCACCTTTTTTATTTTAATGGTGAGCTCAAGGCTCAGAACAAGAACTGGCTGGTTGTATATACTGATGATGAGGGTGACATGATGCTTGTTGGAGATGATCCATGGCA AGAATTTTGTGGTATGGTGTGCAAGATTTTCATCTACACGAAAGAAGAGGTGCAGCGAATGAACCCAGGGTCTCTCAATTCAAAAGGTGAGGACAATTCTTCTGTTGCAGAAGGCTCTGATGCTAAAGAAGTGAAGGATCTGCAACTTCCTTCTGAATCCAGTCTTGAAGGTTCTTAG